The following is a genomic window from Streptomyces chrestomyceticus JCM 4735.
GGGACGGCTCGGCCGGTACGACCGGGCGGAGGTCGAGGGGTTGCCGGAGAGGGATCGGGAGGGGAGGGGGAGGAGTCGGCAGGAGTAGGGGGAGGCGGGGGAGAGAAGGTCGGGGAAGGTCGGGAGAAGGGTGGGGAGGAGGTCGGCTGGGGCTGCGGGGGGGGGGGGCGTTGAGCGGGGTGTTCGTGCTGGTGGCGGCCATCTGTATGGGGTGACGGCCTCGTACGCGGATGGTGTCGGTGGTGTCGGTTAGCGCCCTCTGCGCCACTGGCCCGGGGATCGTCTCTGGGTTTGTGCTGGCTGTGAGGGGGCGCGACGCCGCCCACCGTCGCCTCCTCCTGGTCGGCGAACGGATGGCTCCTGGGGCTGTTCACGGTCGGTGGGTGCGGGGGCTGCTGGCTGGGCGTCCGGTGGTCCGGTGGTCCGGTGGTCCGGCGTCACGGCGTTGCGAGGCCGGCGCGCTCATGGCTGTCATGGCGCCGATGACCGCTTTGGGGGCTGTGACATGCGGCGAGCCGTGCGGGTCGCGTTCGGTGCACTGCTCGGTGTGCCGTTCGGCGTGCTGTTCGGTGCGGAGGCCGCCGTCGGGTGGGTGTTGGGTTGGGCGTCAGACTGGGTGGCGGGCTGGGCGTGGGGTTGGGGCGTGGGGTGGGTGGTGGTTGCGGTGGTGCTGTGGGGGAGTGGGAGGCGGGGGCGGTGGGGGAGGGAGGGGGCGGGGCGGGGCCCCCGGGGGGGGAGGGGAGAGAGGCGGGGCAGTTGGAGTGGGGAGGGGAGTGGGGGCTGGGGCGTGTGGTGTGGGGGTCAGTAGGGGAGGGCGCGGTGGGTGATGCGGATGCCGCGGCGGGCCAGGTAGGTGAGGGGGTTGATGTCGGAACCGTAGTGGCGTGTCTTGCGGACTTCGAAGTGGAGGTGGGGGCCCGTGGTGCGGCCGGTGGCTCCGCTGTAGCCGATGCGGGTGCCGGCCCGTACGCGCTGGCCGACGCGGGCGGTGATGCGGGAGAGGTGACCGAAGAGGGTGTAGTAGCCGTCGGTCATGTGGATGGTGACGGCCAGGCCGTAGTCGCCCGAGCGTTTGGCCAGGACGACGGTGCCGGGACCGACCGAGGAGACGGGGGTGCCGGTGCGGACGGCGAAGTCCACGCCGGTGTGGTGGCCGGCGGCCCAGTTTCCCTTGACGCCGTAGGGCG
Proteins encoded in this region:
- a CDS encoding M23 family metallopeptidase — encoded protein: MNWLRRRLLLHGVVPAALGTVLSLTVTEAVPAVPAGSWTRPIAVNARVSSPYGVKGNWAAGHHTGVDFAVRTGTPVSSVGPGTVVLAKRSGDYGLAVTIHMTDGYYTLFGHLSRITARVGQRVRAGTRIGYSGATGRTTGPHLHFEVRKTRHYGSDINPLTYLARRGIRITHRALPY